The following coding sequences lie in one Desulfitobacterium chlororespirans DSM 11544 genomic window:
- a CDS encoding MFS transporter, producing MSTKFALTPRQKTMWPILILGAFFEGFDDALINIALPYIKADFALSTQMSGYALSIIAFGTMVAFFVSRMADTIGRRNIFLTCVYMYSLCSLLTAFSPTIQVFIFFQFVARIFLIGCWSVGYVILCEEFATEHRGKAVGRFQLTAVFGALLIGILLPVFTRFGLSWRALYVVGALPMIPVFLMRNRLPETEAFLEVQAEKKQGNLPQKEDFFGPWRNPFAKYMVVMCLVWVFLYFGVKGTLNFFSLRVVNELSWTPNMVSLGLVLQTLTGIFVIAMNGKMMDVIGRKRAATIIILVGCVFSVLTFTLKSFYPVLVCSIISAGFVNSFLIVGSTLTNELFPTEIRANAMAWSNNIVGRLGQIIVPTAVTTMALWLGLGNATAVAVALPLLSLILILIFLPETGRKNNIPGTPNPKVISK from the coding sequence ATGAGCACAAAATTTGCACTGACCCCGCGTCAAAAAACCATGTGGCCCATCCTCATCCTGGGAGCATTTTTCGAAGGCTTTGATGATGCGCTGATCAATATTGCCCTACCCTATATAAAAGCGGATTTTGCCCTAAGTACTCAGATGTCCGGTTATGCCCTGTCCATTATTGCTTTTGGGACTATGGTCGCCTTCTTCGTTTCGCGGATGGCGGACACTATCGGCCGCCGCAACATATTTTTAACCTGCGTATATATGTATTCTCTTTGCAGTCTCTTGACAGCCTTTTCCCCGACTATCCAGGTGTTCATCTTTTTTCAATTCGTAGCCCGGATCTTCTTAATCGGTTGTTGGTCTGTGGGGTATGTCATCCTCTGCGAGGAGTTCGCCACGGAACATCGGGGAAAAGCCGTAGGAAGATTCCAATTGACCGCTGTATTCGGGGCTTTGCTGATTGGTATTCTGCTTCCCGTTTTCACCCGTTTCGGCTTAAGTTGGAGAGCACTTTATGTTGTGGGTGCACTGCCGATGATTCCTGTTTTTCTGATGAGAAACCGCTTGCCTGAAACAGAGGCCTTCCTGGAGGTCCAGGCAGAGAAGAAACAAGGCAACCTGCCCCAGAAAGAAGATTTCTTCGGTCCTTGGCGAAACCCCTTTGCCAAATATATGGTGGTCATGTGTCTGGTCTGGGTATTCCTTTATTTTGGAGTCAAAGGAACCTTGAACTTTTTCTCTCTGAGAGTTGTTAATGAATTAAGCTGGACTCCCAATATGGTGAGTTTAGGTCTGGTTCTCCAAACCCTCACCGGTATCTTTGTCATTGCTATGAATGGAAAAATGATGGACGTCATCGGGCGCAAGCGCGCTGCTACGATAATCATTCTGGTAGGCTGCGTCTTTAGTGTCTTAACCTTTACTCTGAAGAGCTTCTATCCGGTACTGGTGTGCAGCATCATTTCCGCGGGATTTGTCAACTCGTTTCTAATCGTAGGCTCCACCTTAACCAATGAACTTTTTCCCACGGAGATCCGGGCCAATGCCATGGCTTGGTCCAACAATATCGTCGGTCGTTTGGGGCAGATTATCGTTCCCACTGCCGTAACCACGATGGCCCTCTGGCTTGGTTTAGGTAATGCCACCGCTGTCGCTGTCGCCTTGCCTCTGCTTTCCCTTATTTTAATCCTGATCTTCTTGCCGGAAACGGGTAGGAAGAACAATATTCCGGGTACTCCGAACCCTAAGGTTATTTCCAAGTAA